The following proteins are co-located in the Caloenas nicobarica isolate bCalNic1 chromosome 33, bCalNic1.hap1, whole genome shotgun sequence genome:
- the ZBTB39 gene encoding zinc finger and BTB domain-containing protein 39, whose amino-acid sequence MGMRIKLHSTNHPNNLLKELNKCRLSETMCDVTILVGTRSFAAHKAVLACAAGYFQNLFLNTGLDAARTYVVDFITPANFEKILSFVYTSELFTDLINVGVIYEVAERLGMEDLLKACHSTFPDLESSAITKQPSLAVGEGRSGPLSSTSSDQSHSLGEIRGTGEHFGPERNYILQGEAASGYKEDDRNTVVEASQALPLLHSQQPPKTEQESDQGQFAPAASVAAQPSLGGVSMVVPNTTSSCQQYKVQSNGDYGKGGFFTADPSLDISTGSNSCPSNSDHSKDQAFGQMDELQLEDLGDDELHFEDASEELGPSEEVIELSDDSEEELAFENDSRDSKAMPCQVCKKVLEPNIQLIRQHARDHVDLLTGNCKVCETHFQDRNSRVTHVLSHIGIFLFSCDMCETKFFTQWQLTLHRREGVFDNNVIVHPSDLLPGKVAAFGGAPGSELACAACGKPLAKDFHTVRSHILDHVNLKSQTCGVCDQRHLSLCSLMWHTLSHLGIAVFSCSVCANSFVDRHLLEKHLAVHQNVEEALFRCHFCGQSFKLEAAYRYHVSQHKCGGGLEIRPGFGERLQPPGLQRRRLPEEFLSEDLALPSQPGNSKYSCKVCGKRFAHTSEFNYHRRIHTGEKPYQCKVCHKFFRGRSTIKCHLRTHSGALMYRCTVCGHYSSTLNLMSKHIGVHKGSLPPDFTIEQTFMYIIHSKDAEKNADS is encoded by the coding sequence ATGGGCATGAGGATCAAGTTGCACAGCACCAACCACCCCAACAACCTGCTGAAGGAACTCAACAAGTGCCGGCTCTCTGAGACCATGTGCGACGTCACCATCCTGGTGGGCACCCGCTCCTTCGCCGCGCACAAGGCCGTCCTGGCCTGCGCCGCCGGCTACTTCCAGAACCTCTTTCTGAACACGGGGCTGGATGCCGCTCGGACCTACGTGGTGGATTTCATCACGCCGGCCAACTTCGAGAAGATCCTCAGCTTCGTGTACACCTCGGAGCTCTTCACAGACCTCATCAACGTGGGCGTCATTTACGAGGTGGCCGAGCGGCTGGGCATGGAGGACCTGCTGAAGGCTTGTCACTCCACCTTCCCCGACCTGGAGAGCTCGGCCATCACCAAGCAACCCTCCCTGGCCGTGGGCGAGGGCCGCTCGGGTCCTCTGAGCAGCACCTCCTCGGACCAGAGCCACTCGCTGGGTGAAATCCGGGGCACTGGGGAGCATTTTGGCCCCGAACGGAATTACATCTTGCAGGGGGAAGCGGCCAGTGGCTACAAAGAGGATGACAGGAACACGGTGGTCGAAGCCAGCCAGGCTCTTCCCCTGCTGCATTCCCAGCAGCCTCCCAAGACGGAGCAGGAGTCAGATCAGGGGCAGTTTGCTCCTGCCGCAAGCGTGGccgcccagcccagcctgggcgGGGTGAGCATGGTTGTTCCAAACACTACGAGCTCCTGCCAGCAGTATAAGGTCCAGAGCAATGGTGACTACGGCAAGGGCGGCTTCTTTACCGCTGACCCTTCCCTGGACATCTCCACGGGGAGCAACTCCTGTCCCAGCAACAGCGACCACTCCAAAGATCAAGCGTTTGGGCAAATGGacgagctgcagctggaggattTGGGTGACGACGAACTGCATTTCGAAGATGCCAGCGAGGAGCTGGGCCCGTCGGAAGAGGTTATTGAGCTGAGTGACGACAGCGAAGAGGAGCTGGCCTTTGAGAACGACAGCCGGGACAGCAAGGCCATGCCCTGCCAAGTGTGCAAGAAGGTCCTGGAGCCCAACATCCAGCTGATCCGCCAGCACGCCAGGGATCACGTCGATCTCCTCACCGGGAACTGCAAGGTCTGTGAAACCCACTTCCAGGACCGCAACTCCAGGGTCACCCACGTCTTGTCCCACATCGgcatcttcctcttctcctgcgACATGTGCGAGACCAAGTTCTTCACGCAGTGGCAGCTGACGCTGCACCGACGGGAAGGGGTGTTTGACAACAACGTCATCGTCCACCCCAGCGACCTGCTGCCGGGGAAGGTCGCGGCGTTTGGGGGAGCGCCCGGCTCGGAGCTGGCGTGCGCTGCCTGCGGGAAGCCTTTGGCCAAGGATTTCCACACCGTCCGCAGCCACATCCTGGACCACGTGAACTTGAAAAGCCAGACGTGCGGCGTGTGCGACCAGAGGCACCTCAGCCTCTGCAGCCTGATGTGGCACACCCTGTCCCACCTGGGCATCGCCGTCTTCTCCTGCTCCGTTTGCGCCAACAGCTTCGTGGACCGGCACCTCCTGGAGAAGCACTTGGCCGTTCACCAGAACGTGGAGGAGGCTCTTTTCCGCTGCCACTTCTGCGGCCAGAGCTTCAAGCTGGAGGCGGCGTATCGGTACCACGTCAGCCAGCACAAGTGTGGCGGCGGCCTGGAGATCCGCCCCGGCTTCGGCGAGCGGCTCCAGCCGCCGGGCCTGCAGAGGAGGCGGCTGCCGGAGGAGTTCCTGAGCGAAGACTTGGCGCTGCCCAGCCAGCCGGGCAACAGCAAGTACAGCTGCAAGGTCTGCGGGAAGAGGTTTGCCCACACCAGCGAGTTCAACTACCACCGGCGCATCCACACCGGGGAGAAGCCGTACCAGTGCAAGGTGTGCCACAAGTTCTTCCGTGGCCGCTCCACCATCAAGTGCCACCTGCGGACGCACTCGGGGGCCCTCATGTACCGCTGCACGGTGTGCGGGCACTACAGCTCCACGCTCAACCTGATGAGCAAGCACATCGGCGTGCACAAGGGCAGCCTCCCCCCGGACTTCACCATCGAGCAGACTTTCATGTACATCATCCATTCCAAAGACGCGGAGAAAAATGCGGACAGCTGA
- the GPR182 gene encoding G-protein coupled receptor 182 yields MAEATTAPAETHTVLSEYGDYHNWSELFHLLNHTYTFCEFSLDENVKRVILFILYLVIFVVGLVENLLVIWVNWQTRGNKSLVNLYIINMAVADLGVLLSLPIWMLEVMLDYTWLWGSFLCRFTHYFYFANMYASIFFLTCLSVDRYVSLTSSSLFWRRHQHRARRIVCACSWVLAAAIPFLEVAHMQLVNTGEPICIFMAPFETYDEWALAVSLATTTIGFLIPFPIITAFNVLTARFIRRSKPESGKHCLLIYAYIVVFLISWLPFHVMLTLLTLDGNHIILHCAFANFLYFFYDIIDCFTLLHCVLNPVLYNFLSKNFRSKLVSAVVKYIPKDQGSPKGAGSSSSTTQHSIVITKDNNVN; encoded by the coding sequence ATGGCTGAGGCGACCACAGCCCCCGCCGAGACGCACACCGTCCTGAGCGAGTACGGCGACTACCACAACTGGTCCGAGCTGTTCCACCTCCTCAACCACACCTACACCTTCTGCGAGTTCAGCCTGGATGAGAACGTCAAGCGGGTGATCCTCTTCATCCTTTACCTGGTCATCTTCGTGGTGGGCTTGGTAGAGAACCTCCTCGTCATCTGGGTCAACTGGCAGACACGGGGCAACAAGAGCTTGGTCAACCTCTACATCATCAACATGGCAGTGGCCGACCTGGGGGTGCTGCTCTCGCTGCCCATCTGGATGCTGGAGGTGATGCTGGATTACACCTGGCTCTGGGGCAGCTTCCTCTGCCGCTTCACCCACTACTTCTACTTCGCCAACATGTATGCCAGCATCTTCTTCCTCACCTGCCTGAGCGTGGATCGCTACGTGTCCCTGACCAGCTCCTCCCTCTTCTGGCGCCGGCACCAGCACCGCGCGCGCCGCATCGTCTGTGCCTGCAGCTGGGTCCTGGCGGCGGCCATCCCGTTCCTGGAGGTCGCCCACATGCAGCTGGTCAACACCGGGGAGCCCATCTGCATCTTCATGGCCCCCTTCGAGACCTACGACGAGTGGGCGCTGGCGGTCAGCTTGGCCACCACCACCATTGGGTTCCTCATCCCCTTCCCCATCATCACCGCCTTCAACGTCCTGACGGCCCGGTTCATCAGGCGCAGCAAGCCGGAGAGCGGGAAGCACTGCCTGCTCATCTACGCCTACATCGTGGTCTTCCTCATCAGCTGGCTGCCCTTCCACGTCATGCTGACGCTCCTCACCCTCGACGGCAACCACATCATCCTCCACTGCGCCTTCGCCAACTTCCTCTACTTCTTCTACGACATCATCGACTGCTTCACGCTGCTGCACTGCGTGCTCAACCCCGTCCTCTACAACTTCCTCAGCAAGAACTTCCGCAGCAAGCTCGTCTCCGCCGTGGTCAAGTACATCCCCAAGGACCAAGGCAGCCCCAAGGGTGCCGGCAGCTCCTCCTCCACCACGCAGCACTCCATCGTCATCACCAAGGACAACAACGTTAATTAA